The following proteins are encoded in a genomic region of Lachnospiraceae bacterium KM106-2:
- a CDS encoding putative ABC sugar transporter codes for MIVESQTGVKKKPFNLLKWIKSGKGQRVLVIITFMIIPLTLLFLFTYFPFVEMFKFSFYKMKYIGDRQYVGMKNYVDVFRRDDCFKALWLSLYYIGAAFIQLSVALYFASILSTRMRGGNFFKGFIFFPYLICGIAVGFIFKFFYTRGFVLDTVLSWIGFDLNHLPYWLKDTSINNFSLAATSIWRYLGQNMVLFIGAIMSVDSSMYEAAAIDGASGFSKFRYITLPNIKKILVLNIILSITGSLSAFEPPYVITGGEFGTGTYFVIMNKIAHTSQKVGLASAMAIVLFGIIVLATVLQKVIMNKLFGKDDEFEEAKMIRKQRKLFKKQQKGAAL; via the coding sequence ATGATAGTAGAATCGCAGACGGGAGTAAAAAAGAAGCCATTTAACTTACTAAAATGGATCAAGAGTGGGAAGGGGCAGAGAGTATTAGTCATTATTACCTTTATGATCATTCCATTGACCTTGTTGTTTCTCTTTACTTATTTTCCATTTGTTGAAATGTTTAAATTTAGTTTTTACAAGATGAAATACATAGGTGACAGGCAATATGTCGGGATGAAGAATTATGTAGATGTTTTCCGAAGAGATGATTGTTTTAAAGCACTTTGGTTAAGCCTTTATTACATTGGAGCCGCATTTATCCAATTATCAGTCGCTCTTTATTTTGCCTCGATCTTAAGTACCAGAATGCGAGGAGGAAATTTCTTTAAGGGATTCATTTTCTTCCCTTACTTAATTTGTGGTATCGCAGTTGGTTTTATCTTTAAATTTTTCTATACAAGAGGATTTGTATTAGATACTGTTCTCAGCTGGATCGGTTTTGATCTGAATCATTTGCCCTACTGGCTAAAAGATACCAGTATTAATAACTTTTCATTAGCGGCAACGTCCATATGGCGTTATTTAGGTCAAAATATGGTACTTTTCATCGGTGCCATCATGTCCGTCGATTCATCCATGTATGAAGCAGCCGCAATCGATGGAGCAAGTGGATTTAGTAAGTTCCGTTATATCACCCTACCAAATATTAAAAAGATCCTTGTCCTTAATATCATCCTTTCCATTACTGGTTCATTAAGTGCATTCGAGCCACCATATGTTATCACCGGTGGTGAATTTGGAACAGGAACCTATTTTGTCATCATGAATAAGATCGCTCATACAAGTCAGAAAGTTGGCCTTGCATCTGCAATGGCAATCGTATTATTTGGCATTATCGTACTGGCAACGGTCCTTCAGAAAGTCATTATGAATAAGCTATTTGGCAAAGATGATGAATTTGAAGAGGCGAAAATGATTCGAAAGCAACGAAAATTATTCAAAAAACAGCAGAAAGGAGCCGCGCTATGA
- a CDS encoding sugar transport system permease protein, with protein sequence MNLAKTKKTIWKVFKYFTLILASFIALLPVVSCVITAFKSKKEYASTNVMTLPENWLNFDNFTGAWKQANMSTAFLNSLIILVCVLIGSILIGSMLAYVLSRFKFPGNKLVRDLFLFATLLPGIAMQVSVYQIMHDLNLINTLIGYIILMMGTDVMSIYIFIQFFENIPVSLDESAIMDGCTYFGVFFKILLPLLKPAIVTCMILKGVGTYNEYYMANLYLQDKTSLVTVATSLFKFTGPLGNQYNYICAGVIITMLPALIIFIVCQKQIYSGLTQGAVKG encoded by the coding sequence ATGAATCTTGCAAAAACGAAAAAAACTATATGGAAAGTATTTAAATATTTTACTTTGATCCTGGCATCTTTTATCGCATTGCTGCCGGTTGTCTCTTGTGTCATCACAGCATTTAAATCAAAGAAAGAATATGCATCGACGAATGTCATGACATTACCGGAGAACTGGCTGAATTTTGACAACTTTACCGGTGCATGGAAGCAGGCTAATATGTCAACGGCTTTCTTGAATTCACTGATCATTCTCGTTTGTGTACTGATCGGTTCCATCTTGATCGGGTCCATGCTGGCCTATGTATTGAGCCGGTTTAAGTTCCCAGGGAACAAACTGGTACGAGATTTGTTTTTGTTTGCAACCTTACTGCCAGGTATCGCAATGCAAGTATCCGTATATCAGATCATGCATGATCTGAATCTGATCAATACGCTGATTGGCTATATTATCTTGATGATGGGAACCGATGTTATGTCGATTTATATCTTCATTCAATTCTTTGAGAATATCCCGGTATCGCTAGATGAATCAGCGATCATGGATGGATGTACATATTTTGGGGTCTTTTTTAAGATCCTATTACCTTTATTAAAACCAGCGATCGTAACTTGCATGATCTTAAAAGGCGTTGGAACGTATAACGAATATTATATGGCAAATCTGTATCTGCAGGATAAGACGTCACTTGTAACAGTAGCGACATCATTGTTTAAATTTACCGGACCTCTTGGCAATCAGTATAACTATATTTGTGCAGGCGTAATCATCACCATGCTGCCCGCACTGATCATCTTTATTGTATGCCAGAAACAAATTTACAGTGGTCTGACACAAGGGGCAGTCAAAGGCTGA
- a CDS encoding predicted glycoside hydrolase — MNPNYYREKEKQEQLWNRKNKKADFYNGIFDRYEYPVLTRDHIPLSWRYDLNPESNPYFMERLGVNAVFNAGAIELNGSYYLVARIEGNDRKSFFGVAKSDNGIDGFHFLDYPILLPDTCKEETNVYDMRLTKHEDGYVYGIFCSESKDTNSMDLSAANAAAGIVRTKDLKHWERLDNLRTLQSPQQRNVVLHPEFVHGKYAFYTRPMDDFIETGSGGGIGFGLCEDMEHAVIDEEIITSKRKYHTITEAKNGAGAVPIKTPKGWIHIAHGVRNTAAGLRYVIYAFATDLNDPSKVIAEPSGLLIGPRGEERIGDVSNVVFTNGAIANEKGEVFIYYASSDTRMHVATTTVEKLMDFVFSTPEDPLRSVDCVKQRCQLIKKNLEFLKQPKEQFIHSDDPKIQYTGRIDFADPLYPKMVFPASSLRITFTGTKVKLLLTNKRAYWNNYLGFILDGKQDKVLLPQEGMTCITLGEGLEEKEHNLLIFKRMDASHMITIDGLILDEDAVLCEPPKRPNRRIEVFGDSVSAGEVSEAVEYVGKVDPEHNGEYSNSYYSYAWMTARKLGAELHDTSQGGAALLDKSGWFGAPSYVGMESIYDKIQYSKELGELSSWEFSNYTPQVVIVAIGQNDNHPIDYMADNYDSEISKHWRRHYQMFIETLRAVYKEATIILATTILEHDPNWDRSIEEVCQKLEDAKIHHFLYSKNGTGTPGHIRIPEAKQMSDELAAYIDSLGEKIWED, encoded by the coding sequence TTGAATCCTAACTATTATAGAGAAAAAGAAAAGCAAGAACAATTATGGAATCGAAAAAATAAAAAGGCAGATTTTTACAATGGAATCTTTGATCGCTATGAATATCCTGTTTTGACAAGAGATCATATTCCTCTGAGCTGGAGATATGATCTGAATCCAGAGAGTAATCCTTACTTTATGGAACGATTAGGTGTGAATGCCGTATTTAATGCGGGTGCGATTGAACTAAATGGAAGTTATTATCTAGTGGCACGGATTGAGGGAAATGATCGGAAATCCTTCTTTGGTGTAGCGAAAAGTGATAATGGCATCGATGGATTTCATTTCTTAGATTATCCGATTCTTCTTCCGGACACGTGTAAAGAGGAGACGAATGTCTATGATATGAGACTGACAAAGCATGAGGACGGATATGTCTATGGGATCTTCTGCTCGGAAAGTAAAGATACGAATAGTATGGATCTTTCGGCAGCCAATGCAGCAGCCGGTATCGTTAGAACTAAAGATCTAAAGCATTGGGAGCGCCTGGATAATCTACGTACCTTACAATCCCCACAACAAAGAAATGTTGTGCTGCATCCGGAATTTGTTCATGGAAAGTATGCCTTTTATACAAGACCGATGGATGATTTTATCGAGACAGGATCCGGAGGCGGCATTGGCTTTGGTCTATGCGAGGATATGGAACACGCGGTGATCGATGAAGAGATCATTACGAGCAAACGAAAATATCATACGATCACAGAGGCGAAAAATGGAGCTGGAGCGGTTCCGATCAAGACACCAAAAGGATGGATCCATATTGCACATGGAGTAAGAAATACGGCAGCAGGGCTTCGGTATGTGATCTATGCATTCGCAACGGATCTGAATGATCCATCGAAGGTTATCGCAGAACCTTCTGGTTTACTGATCGGTCCAAGAGGAGAAGAGAGGATCGGTGATGTCTCAAATGTGGTCTTCACAAATGGTGCGATCGCAAATGAGAAGGGAGAAGTCTTTATCTATTATGCCTCAAGCGATACGAGAATGCATGTGGCAACGACTACGGTGGAGAAGCTGATGGATTTCGTCTTTTCCACACCAGAGGATCCCTTACGGTCTGTCGATTGTGTGAAACAGCGCTGCCAGCTGATCAAAAAAAATCTAGAGTTCTTAAAACAGCCGAAAGAACAATTTATTCATTCAGATGATCCAAAGATTCAATATACAGGAAGAATTGATTTTGCAGATCCCTTATATCCGAAAATGGTATTTCCGGCAAGCTCCCTTCGCATTACCTTTACGGGTACGAAAGTAAAGCTGTTGCTAACTAATAAGAGGGCATATTGGAATAACTATCTTGGTTTTATCTTAGATGGGAAGCAAGATAAGGTGCTCCTGCCACAGGAGGGAATGACCTGCATTACTTTAGGAGAGGGGCTTGAGGAGAAAGAACACAATCTGCTTATCTTCAAGCGGATGGATGCAAGTCATATGATCACAATAGATGGACTGATCTTAGATGAGGATGCCGTTTTATGTGAGCCACCAAAGAGACCGAATAGAAGGATTGAAGTATTTGGCGATTCTGTTTCTGCAGGTGAAGTATCTGAGGCGGTGGAATATGTCGGGAAGGTGGATCCAGAGCATAACGGGGAATATTCTAACAGCTATTATTCTTATGCATGGATGACCGCAAGAAAGCTTGGAGCAGAACTTCATGATACCTCACAAGGAGGTGCTGCATTATTAGATAAGAGTGGTTGGTTTGGTGCACCGTCTTATGTGGGCATGGAGAGTATCTATGACAAGATTCAATATAGTAAAGAGCTAGGAGAACTATCGTCATGGGAGTTTAGCAATTACACACCACAAGTAGTGATCGTTGCCATCGGACAGAATGATAATCATCCCATCGACTATATGGCAGACAATTACGACAGTGAAATCTCTAAGCACTGGAGAAGACATTATCAGATGTTCATAGAGACATTAAGAGCCGTTTATAAAGAGGCAACCATCATTTTAGCGACGACCATCTTAGAACATGATCCTAATTGGGATCGATCGATTGAAGAAGTCTGTCAGAAATTAGAGGATGCAAAGATACACCATTTCCTATATTCCAAGAATGGAACTGGCACACCAGGTCATATCAGAATTCCTGAGGCAAAACAGATGTCTGATGAACTAGCTGCATATATTGATAGTCTTGGTGAGAAAATTTGGGAGGACTAA
- a CDS encoding putative xylanase — translation MIEGLENRGNLYRLKKCMKRCMAGEEITLGFIGGSITMGSLSSTSATCYAYLVYKWWVKKFPKAKIHYVNAGIGGTTSQFGVARAESDLLCYRPDFVGIEFSVNDENTDFFKETYEGLVRKIVSYETDPAVMLIHNVRYDGKTRAHQIHTEIGRAYDLPSISMKEAIYGKVKEGSIPAREITPDDLHPNDKGHALVAGAITNFLECVYKEVEQEETVPKWLQDPVTKNRYENSKRYQNYNSSPVLEQFSIDHSRQDSITEFFKKGWTATKEGALIQFEIEGTELAVQYRKTIHKPAPIAEAVIDGEEEHKIKLDANFDEDWGDCLYLQNLASNLPMGKHLVTIRIIESHENDQCPFYLVSLIGSH, via the coding sequence ATGATAGAGGGATTAGAAAATAGAGGGAATCTATATCGACTGAAAAAATGTATGAAACGCTGTATGGCAGGGGAAGAGATAACTTTAGGCTTTATCGGGGGATCGATCACAATGGGATCCCTCTCAAGCACATCTGCGACTTGCTATGCCTATTTGGTTTATAAATGGTGGGTAAAGAAGTTCCCCAAAGCAAAGATTCATTATGTGAATGCAGGGATCGGAGGAACTACCTCTCAATTTGGTGTAGCGAGAGCAGAAAGTGATCTATTATGCTATCGACCTGATTTTGTGGGCATTGAATTTAGTGTCAATGATGAGAACACAGACTTTTTTAAAGAAACCTATGAAGGACTGGTTCGTAAGATCGTATCCTATGAAACGGATCCTGCGGTCATGTTGATCCATAATGTTCGGTATGACGGTAAGACGAGAGCACACCAGATCCATACCGAGATCGGCCGAGCCTACGACTTACCAAGTATCAGTATGAAAGAGGCGATTTATGGAAAAGTGAAAGAAGGCAGTATACCAGCAAGAGAGATCACACCGGATGATCTACATCCTAATGATAAAGGGCATGCCTTGGTAGCTGGTGCTATTACAAACTTTTTAGAATGCGTATATAAAGAGGTGGAACAGGAGGAAACGGTTCCAAAATGGTTACAGGACCCAGTTACAAAGAATCGATATGAGAATTCAAAAAGATACCAAAATTATAATAGCTCGCCTGTATTAGAGCAATTTAGCATCGATCATAGTCGTCAGGATTCTATCACAGAGTTTTTTAAGAAAGGATGGACAGCTACAAAAGAAGGAGCTTTGATCCAATTTGAAATAGAAGGAACGGAACTGGCAGTTCAGTATCGTAAGACAATTCATAAGCCGGCTCCGATCGCGGAGGCTGTAATCGATGGAGAGGAAGAGCACAAGATCAAGTTAGATGCTAATTTTGATGAAGATTGGGGAGATTGCTTATATTTACAGAATCTTGCAAGTAATCTGCCGATGGGAAAGCATCTGGTAACAATTCGAATCATAGAAAGCCATGAGAATGATCAGTGTCCATTTTACCTTGTATCGCTCATTGGTTCTCACTAA
- a CDS encoding N-acylglucosamine 2-epimerase, whose translation MFMKEVTDHLTNKIIPFWKGMHDKEYGGFYGYLDFDLKLDKKAVKGCILNSRILWFFSNAYMTLGDESCLKEAEHAYTFLKEHCIDQENGGIYWSCNYDGTVNDSTKHTYNQAFAIYALASYYDASGNQEALEMAWSIYHIIEEHCTDEYGYLEAFDRTFHPVSNEKLSENGVMAEKTMNTLLHVLEGYTELYRVTKDKEVGERIRAMMDTIAGKVYNPELRRQEVFFDRTWNSLIDLHSYGHDIETSWLVDRGCEVLGDPVYQKKMSEITKALAEKIYERAYVNHSLLNECEKGVDDTTRIWWVQAETVIGFLNAYQKQPEEMKYLKASYDVWNFIKEYMVDKRAGSEWFWCVDKEGRPTTRQPIVEPWKCPYHNGRMCMEIIKRGVNFES comes from the coding sequence ATGTTTATGAAAGAGGTAACAGACCATTTAACAAATAAGATCATTCCTTTTTGGAAAGGGATGCATGACAAAGAGTATGGAGGATTTTATGGCTATTTAGATTTTGATCTGAAGCTAGATAAAAAGGCAGTGAAAGGCTGTATTTTAAACAGTCGGATCTTATGGTTCTTTTCGAATGCTTATATGACGCTTGGGGATGAGAGCTGCTTAAAGGAAGCGGAGCACGCATATACATTTTTGAAAGAGCATTGCATCGATCAAGAAAATGGAGGAATCTATTGGTCTTGTAATTATGATGGCACAGTAAATGATAGTACAAAGCATACCTATAATCAGGCATTTGCAATCTATGCGCTGGCTTCTTATTACGATGCTTCTGGTAATCAAGAAGCGCTAGAGATGGCGTGGAGCATTTATCATATCATCGAAGAGCATTGCACCGATGAATACGGATATCTAGAGGCTTTTGATCGAACTTTTCATCCGGTATCCAATGAGAAATTATCAGAGAATGGTGTCATGGCAGAAAAGACGATGAATACCCTCCTTCATGTGTTGGAAGGATATACAGAATTATACCGAGTTACGAAAGATAAGGAAGTTGGAGAACGGATTCGTGCCATGATGGATACGATCGCTGGAAAAGTATATAACCCAGAGTTAAGAAGACAGGAGGTATTCTTTGATCGGACGTGGAATAGTCTCATTGACCTTCATTCTTATGGTCATGATATTGAGACTTCTTGGTTAGTTGATCGAGGATGTGAAGTCTTAGGAGATCCTGTGTATCAGAAGAAGATGTCTGAGATCACGAAAGCATTAGCAGAGAAGATCTATGAACGGGCCTATGTGAACCATTCGTTATTAAATGAATGTGAAAAGGGCGTGGATGATACGACAAGAATTTGGTGGGTGCAGGCGGAGACTGTGATCGGTTTTCTAAATGCCTATCAGAAGCAGCCGGAAGAGATGAAATATCTGAAAGCATCCTATGATGTCTGGAACTTTATTAAAGAATATATGGTTGATAAGCGCGCTGGCTCGGAATGGTTCTGGTGCGTTGATAAAGAAGGAAGACCGACGACAAGGCAGCCAATCGTGGAACCATGGAAATGCCCATATCACAACGGAAGAATGTGTATGGAGATCATAAAGAGAGGTGTCAACTTTGAATCCTAA
- a CDS encoding predicted glycoside hydrolase yields the protein MKIIAPPIKTMPWQEKPDNIVNAPIWRYRENPIIGRNPAKGVARIFNSAVVPYQDEFIGVFRGEQANGIPYIYLGRSKDAIHWNFDENKIPFVDEEGHEFMPLYAYDPRLVRVEDTYYIIWCQDFYGAAIGIAKTTDFKTFVRIENPFLPFNRNAVLFPRKIHGKFMLLSRPSDSGHTPFGDIFLSESPDMVYWGRHRHVMSKGSEWWESLKIGGGAAPIETDDGWLLFYHGVSGTCNGYVYSIGGAILDLENPSIVKYRCENFLITPEEWYEERGFVPNVCFPCATICDPKDGRIAIYYGAADSYVALAFTKLDEITEYIKSHSVVTTTDTEIGRR from the coding sequence ATGAAAATAATCGCACCACCAATTAAAACTATGCCTTGGCAGGAAAAGCCTGACAATATTGTAAATGCACCCATTTGGAGATATCGTGAGAATCCCATTATCGGAAGAAATCCGGCGAAAGGTGTGGCAAGGATCTTTAATTCAGCAGTTGTTCCTTATCAAGATGAGTTTATCGGAGTATTTCGTGGAGAACAGGCCAATGGGATCCCTTATATTTATCTAGGAAGAAGTAAAGATGCAATCCATTGGAATTTTGATGAGAATAAGATCCCTTTTGTTGATGAAGAGGGACATGAATTTATGCCTTTATATGCTTATGATCCACGATTAGTCAGAGTAGAGGATACCTATTATATCATTTGGTGCCAGGATTTCTATGGAGCCGCGATCGGAATCGCAAAGACAACGGATTTTAAGACATTCGTACGAATTGAGAATCCATTTTTGCCATTTAATCGAAATGCCGTGTTATTCCCTAGAAAGATCCATGGTAAGTTTATGCTGCTATCGAGACCAAGTGACAGTGGTCATACCCCATTTGGAGATATCTTCCTAAGTGAAAGTCCGGATATGGTTTATTGGGGAAGACATAGACATGTAATGAGCAAGGGAAGTGAATGGTGGGAGTCTCTTAAGATCGGCGGAGGCGCTGCACCCATTGAGACAGATGATGGATGGCTCTTATTTTATCACGGCGTTTCGGGAACTTGCAATGGTTATGTCTATAGCATCGGTGGAGCAATCTTAGATCTTGAGAATCCAAGTATTGTGAAATATCGTTGTGAGAATTTCCTGATCACCCCAGAGGAGTGGTATGAGGAAAGAGGATTTGTTCCTAACGTCTGCTTCCCGTGCGCAACCATCTGTGATCCCAAAGATGGCAGGATCGCTATTTATTACGGTGCAGCAGATAGTTATGTGGCACTTGCATTTACAAAACTTGATGAGATAACAGAGTACATAAAATCACATAGTGTAGTAACGACAACAGATACAGAAATCGGAAGACGTTAA
- a CDS encoding mannose-6-phosphate isomerase codes for MLKEDFVWGVATSAYQIEGAAKEDGKGESIWDVFCKEKGKIYEGQDGEVTCDHYHHYKEDVAIMKQLGIKAYRFSLSWSRILPDGIGHVNQAGIDFYDHLIDELLANGIEPYLTMFHWDLPNELHKKGGWLNPDCVKWFGEYAKVVAEHFSDRVKNFITLNEPECFIGIGYVEGSNAPGYKAGLKDTLLMAHNALKAHGQAVIELRKYAKQKIYVGYAPTCGMASPETNSKEDIEAARRYLFSIPKEGMWTWNVSWFNDPVFLGTYPEEGLQQFHDYLPTITKEDMELIHQPLDFMGQNIYNGVTIRAGRNGEPEYVERKRGYDRTQVGWPVTPECMYWGTKFLYERYKMPMFITENGIAVHDMIAMDGRVHDPDRITFLNRYLVEVKRAVESGVDIRGYFVWTLLDNFEWDKGYSARFGLVYVDFESQKRIVKDSGFWYQKVIESNGGSLKKARNEILHLKPIFKENIWGGKRLKDEFGYEIPSETTGECWAVCAHEHGSSLIREGTYQGMTLSELYTTHRELFGNLKGEQFPLLVKIIDANHNLSIQVHPDDEYARIHENGSLGKMECWYILDCPKDATIIIGHHAKTREELKEMIENKQWKELIREIPIHKGDMIQINPGTVHAIKEGTLLLETQENSDITYRLYDYDRLQNGKPRELHLKQSMDVIQIPHRDYVNEKVESYFGSNVEELIDCKSYMVWRFLVKGEQEHKMNLPFMIMSVIEGNGFINGQLIHKGDHFILPHDYKSFHLSGAMTIIASAVKQ; via the coding sequence ATGTTGAAAGAAGATTTTGTATGGGGAGTTGCTACAAGCGCTTATCAGATTGAAGGAGCTGCCAAAGAAGATGGAAAAGGCGAGAGTATCTGGGATGTCTTTTGTAAGGAGAAAGGAAAGATTTATGAAGGTCAGGACGGTGAGGTGACGTGTGATCATTACCATCACTATAAAGAAGATGTCGCGATCATGAAACAGTTAGGAATTAAGGCCTATCGATTTTCTCTTAGCTGGTCAAGAATCCTGCCGGATGGGATTGGACATGTGAATCAGGCGGGAATTGATTTTTATGATCATTTGATCGATGAATTACTTGCAAATGGGATTGAGCCTTATCTTACGATGTTTCACTGGGATCTTCCAAATGAACTTCATAAGAAAGGTGGATGGCTCAATCCAGATTGTGTGAAGTGGTTTGGTGAGTACGCCAAAGTCGTGGCAGAGCATTTTTCTGACCGAGTGAAAAATTTCATTACATTAAATGAACCGGAGTGTTTTATCGGAATTGGCTATGTAGAAGGAAGCAATGCTCCTGGATATAAAGCCGGTCTAAAGGATACCCTTCTTATGGCGCATAATGCACTAAAGGCACATGGGCAAGCAGTCATCGAATTAAGAAAATATGCAAAACAAAAAATATATGTGGGCTATGCTCCAACTTGCGGCATGGCATCGCCGGAAACAAACTCCAAGGAAGATATCGAAGCAGCACGTAGATATCTTTTTTCAATTCCAAAAGAAGGTATGTGGACATGGAATGTCAGTTGGTTTAATGATCCTGTATTTTTAGGAACCTATCCAGAAGAGGGATTACAGCAATTTCATGATTATCTTCCTACGATTACCAAAGAGGATATGGAACTGATCCATCAACCACTTGATTTTATGGGACAGAATATCTATAACGGTGTGACGATTCGTGCGGGAAGAAATGGTGAGCCAGAGTATGTAGAGCGGAAACGTGGTTATGATCGGACACAGGTAGGGTGGCCGGTGACACCAGAGTGTATGTACTGGGGAACGAAATTTTTATATGAACGATATAAGATGCCAATGTTCATTACCGAAAATGGCATAGCAGTTCACGATATGATCGCGATGGATGGAAGAGTTCATGATCCCGATCGGATCACCTTTTTAAATCGTTATTTGGTAGAAGTAAAACGAGCAGTAGAGTCTGGTGTTGATATCAGAGGATACTTCGTCTGGACTTTATTAGATAATTTTGAATGGGATAAAGGGTATTCGGCACGCTTTGGACTTGTTTACGTTGATTTTGAGTCACAAAAACGAATTGTGAAGGATTCTGGATTCTGGTATCAGAAGGTGATTGAAAGTAATGGAGGATCTCTTAAGAAAGCGCGAAATGAAATTTTACATCTTAAGCCGATCTTTAAAGAAAATATCTGGGGAGGTAAGCGTCTAAAAGATGAGTTTGGTTATGAGATCCCAAGCGAGACAACCGGCGAATGCTGGGCAGTCTGCGCTCACGAGCATGGATCTAGTCTCATAAGAGAAGGGACTTATCAAGGAATGACATTATCGGAGCTTTATACAACACATCGAGAGTTGTTTGGCAATCTGAAAGGAGAACAATTTCCGCTCTTAGTTAAGATCATCGATGCCAATCACAATCTTAGTATTCAAGTACATCCTGATGATGAGTATGCGAGAATCCATGAAAATGGATCTCTTGGTAAAATGGAGTGCTGGTACATATTAGATTGTCCTAAGGATGCGACGATCATCATCGGACATCATGCAAAGACAAGAGAAGAGTTGAAGGAGATGATCGAGAACAAACAGTGGAAAGAGTTGATCAGGGAGATTCCCATTCATAAGGGGGATATGATTCAGATTAACCCCGGAACGGTTCATGCGATCAAAGAGGGAACCTTATTATTAGAAACGCAGGAGAACAGTGATATCACATATCGACTCTATGATTATGATAGGCTACAAAATGGCAAACCAAGAGAGCTTCATTTGAAACAGAGTATGGATGTGATCCAGATACCACATCGGGATTATGTGAATGAAAAGGTTGAGTCCTATTTTGGAAGTAACGTGGAAGAATTGATCGATTGTAAGTCCTATATGGTATGGAGATTCCTGGTTAAGGGAGAACAAGAACATAAGATGAATCTTCCGTTTATGATCATGAGCGTGATCGAAGGAAACGGCTTCATAAACGGACAGCTGATCCATAAGGGAGATCATTTCATTCTTCCTCATGATTATAAGAGCTTTCATTTATCAGGAGCAATGACAATAATCGCATCTGCTGTGAAGCAGTAG